In the genome of Actinomycetota bacterium, the window GGGACGCAGTTCGGCCAGATCCTCGCGAGCGCCGGATCGGTGGCCCGGGGCATCCTCCACGCCGCGGTGATCGTCCTGCTCGGCCCCGTGCTCGCCTTCTACCTCCTCGCCGACCTGCCCAACGTCCTGGAATCGTTGCGACGGATCATCCCGCCGGGACAGCGATCGGAGGTCGTGTCCGTCGCGGAGGGGATCATGGCGCGTGTCGGCGGCTACTTCCGCGGTCAGCTGCTGGTCGCGACCTTCGTCGGCGTGGCGACCGCCGCGGGGCTGCTGGCCGTTGGGTTGCCGTTCTGGGCACTGGTGGCGCTGATCACGGGCGTGTTCAACCTCGTCCCGCTGATCGGGCCGTTCGTCGGGGGAGCGATCGGTGTGGTGGTGGCGCTCACCGCCGGCGACGGGCTGTCACAGGCGGTCTGGGTGGTCGCGGTGATGACGGTGGTGCAGCAGGTCGACAACCACGTCGTCAGCCCCAACGTGATGTCGCGCACGGTGGAGATGCATCCGATCACCGTGATGCTCGGCCTGCTCGTCGCCGGATCGCTGTACGGCATCGTTGGCATGCTGGTGGCGGTCCCGGCGATCGCCGCCGCCAAGCTGGTGCTGTTGCACCTGCTCGCCACGCGCGCCCCGTGGGCGACCGAGGACCTGCCGCGGCCGGCGACGGCGGGGCGATCCCCACCGCAGGCGCCACGGGAGTTGCTGAGCGCCCAGCCGGCCACGGAGGCGACCGCCGAGCCCGAAGACGCCCGCACGCCCCGCTAGACCGGGTGACAGCCGGCGCGGAACGTCGTCAGGGGAGGCCGCTCCGCGACGGTCACCTCCGTCTCGCCCAGCTGCAGGTTCCCGGAGCGATCACGTTGCGGGCGACGCAGCAGCGTTGTCACCTCTCCGGTCAGCCGCCCCTCCGCGCGGAGCCGCGTCGCGGCGACGTGCAGGATCTCGGCTGCCATCGCCGACAGCGCGGCCAGCGACTGGTGGGTGTGTCGGCGCGTGCCGAGGTCGACCTGAGCGATGGCGTTCGCCCCCAACCGGGCTGCCACGTCGATCAGCAGGGCGAACTCGACCCCGTACCCGGCCACGAACGGGACCTGTTCCAGGACGCCGCGACGGCCCGCGTACTCCCCGGCCAGCGGCTGGACCAGCCCGGACAGGTGCGGCCAGAAGGCCGCCAGCAGTGGGCGGGCCACCAGCTCGGTGACCCGCCCACCACCGGTCGGATCGACCACGTCGCCGACGCGCAGCGGGCGGTCGTAGCAGGCCTTCGCCAGCGCGATCTGCGCGTCAGCCAGGAGAGGTGCGAGCAGGCCTGCCACGTACCGCACGTCGGGCGCGTGCACGTCAGCGTCGAGGAACATCACGAGGTCGCCACCGGTGACGGCGAGACCCTTCCACAGCGCATCGCCCTTCCCTCCAGGCGGGCCCGCCTCCGGCAGCACCGCCCGCTGATCGACGACCCGGGCCCCGGCTGCGGCGGCGCGTTCCTGCGTCCCGTCGGTCGAGCCGCCGTCGACCACGACGACCTCGTCGACGAGCCCGGGGACCTGTCGCGCCGCCGCGATCACCCCGGCGATGGTCCCCGCCTCATCGACCGCGGGGATCACCACGGTGACGCGGTCGCCGACGAGCCGTCGGTGCGCGGCCACCGCCGCCGGGTCGACGTCCTGCCAGCGCC includes:
- a CDS encoding AI-2E family transporter; this translates as MTDERERRARLWFWWTWTVIGIVALLYVAWQLLQRPLAIAVPPLALAVVIVYVLNPVVRRLADRGVPRVASAALAYVVLVGAVVAGVSFLVPVIGEQVAALGDRAPEMGRSLQGAINRQLDTLGIDYRVELGSESLQAQETVRQYLLGRTGTQFGQILASAGSVARGILHAAVIVLLGPVLAFYLLADLPNVLESLRRIIPPGQRSEVVSVAEGIMARVGGYFRGQLLVATFVGVATAAGLLAVGLPFWALVALITGVFNLVPLIGPFVGGAIGVVVALTAGDGLSQAVWVVAVMTVVQQVDNHVVSPNVMSRTVEMHPITVMLGLLVAGSLYGIVGMLVAVPAIAAAKLVLLHLLATRAPWATEDLPRPATAGRSPPQAPRELLSAQPATEATAEPEDARTPR
- a CDS encoding glucosyl-3-phosphoglycerate synthase — its product is MAAPAAWFAHLTWRWQDVDPAAVAAHRRLVGDRVTVVIPAVDEAGTIAGVIAAARQVPGLVDEVVVVDGGSTDGTQERAAAAGARVVDQRAVLPEAGPPGGKGDALWKGLAVTGGDLVMFLDADVHAPDVRYVAGLLAPLLADAQIALAKACYDRPLRVGDVVDPTGGGRVTELVARPLLAAFWPHLSGLVQPLAGEYAGRRGVLEQVPFVAGYGVEFALLIDVAARLGANAIAQVDLGTRRHTHQSLAALSAMAAEILHVAATRLRAEGRLTGEVTTLLRRPQRDRSGNLQLGETEVTVAERPPLTTFRAGCHPV